Proteins encoded by one window of Agelaius phoeniceus isolate bAgePho1 chromosome 3, bAgePho1.hap1, whole genome shotgun sequence:
- the GPR6 gene encoding G-protein coupled receptor 6: MRAPPPRRHPSAAPAALAPPPHRRGPRTAPAAPAAMEAAAALNESGAAAPRLPAGGGNSSLELSSRPPAPAALNPWDVMLCVSGTAIACENALVVAIICYSPALRTPMFVLVGSLATADLLAGLGLILNFVFQYVIPSETVSLLTVGFLVASFAASVSSLLAITVDRYLSLYNALTYYSERTVLCIHTMLAGAWGVSLCLGLLPVLGWNCLHDRTSCSVVRPLTKSNVTLLSASFFLIFLIMLHLYIEICKIVCRHAHQIALQQHFLTASHYVTTKKGVSTLAIILGTFGASWLPFAIYCVVGDPDYPSVYTYATLLPATYNSMINPIIYAYRNQEIQRSMWVLFCGCFQAKVSFRSRSPSDV; the protein is encoded by the coding sequence ATGcgcgccccgccgccccgccgccacCCCTCCGCCGCCCCGGCTGCCCTCGCCCCACCGCCGCACCGCCGCGGTCCCCGCACAGCCCCGGCCGCCCCGGCGGCCATGGAGGCGGCGGCAGCCCTGAACGAGAGCGGAGCGGCGGCCCCGCGGCTGCCGGCCGGCGGCGGCAACTCCTCGCTGGAGCTCTCGTCGCGgccccccgcgcccgccgccctcAACCCCTGGGATGTGATGCTCTGCGTGTCCGGCACCGCCATCGCCTGCGAGAACGCCCTGGTGGTTGCTATCATCTGCTACTCGCCCGCCCTGCGCACCCCCATGTTCGTGCTGGTGGGCAGCCTGGCCACGGCTGACCTGCTGGCCGGCCTCGGCCTCATCCTCAACTTCGTTTTCCAGTACGTGATTCCCTCGGAGACGGTCAGCCTGCTGACGGTGGGCTTCCTCGTCGCTTCCTTCGCCGCCTCCGTGAGTAGCTTGCTGGCCATCACGGTCGATCGCTACCTCTCCCTCTACAATGCCCTCACCTACTACTCGGAGAGGACGGTGCTCTGCATCCACACCATGCTGGCCGgtgcctggggggtctccctctgcctggggctgctgcccgtCCTGGGCTGGAACTGCCTCCACGACCGCACCTCCTGCAGCGTCGTCAGACCCTTGACCAAGAGTAACGTGACGCTGCTGTCTGCCTccttctttctcattttccttatCATGCTCCATCTCTACATCGAGATCTGCAAGATCGTCTGCAGGCATGCCCACCAGATagctctccagcagcactttCTGACTGCCTCGCACTATGTCACCACCAAAAAAGGAGTCTCTACCCTGGCTATCATCCTTGGGACTTTCGGAGCCAGCTGGCtgccttttgccatctactgtGTGGTGGGGGATCCTGACTACCCCTCTGTGTACACGTACGCCACGCTCCTGCCTGCCACCTACAACTCCATGATCAACCCCATCATTTATGCCTACAGAAACCAGGAAATCCAGAGGTCCATGTGGGTGCTCTTCTGTGGTTGCTTTCAGGCTAAAGTGTCCTTTCGCTCCCGGTCCCCCAGCGATGTCTGA